The following are encoded together in the bacterium genome:
- a CDS encoding haloacid dehalogenase-like hydrolase, which translates to MRLRRLAAALVVVAVAAFAAATPARAADDPLPSWNDGPRKQAILRFVEETSRPGPSFVPVPERIATFDNDGTLWVEMPFYTQLAFAIARVKALAPRHPEWTTKQPFADLLAGNVKGALAAGEPAIVELVMVTHANTTTAEFERIVTDWIATAKHPRWDRPYTELVYQPMLELMAHLRANGWKTYIVSGGGVEFMRPWTERVYGVPPEQVVGSSAVTKWQVEPSGPVLFREAKIFFVDDGPGKPVGINAFIGRRPRLAFGNSDGDQQMLEWTAAGDGPRFMGLVHHTDAAREYAYDRRSDIGRLDEALGEATAKGWSIVDMQHDWKRIFPFE; encoded by the coding sequence ATGCGGCTCCGACGCCTCGCCGCGGCGCTCGTCGTCGTCGCCGTCGCCGCCTTCGCCGCGGCGACGCCGGCGCGCGCCGCCGACGATCCGCTGCCGTCGTGGAACGACGGGCCACGCAAGCAGGCCATCCTGCGCTTCGTCGAGGAGACGTCGCGTCCGGGCCCCTCGTTCGTGCCCGTCCCCGAGCGTATCGCCACCTTCGACAACGACGGCACGCTCTGGGTCGAGATGCCCTTCTACACCCAGCTCGCCTTCGCGATCGCGCGTGTGAAGGCGCTGGCGCCGCGGCATCCCGAGTGGACGACGAAGCAGCCGTTCGCCGATCTCCTCGCCGGCAACGTGAAGGGCGCGCTCGCGGCGGGCGAGCCGGCGATCGTCGAGCTGGTGATGGTGACGCACGCGAACACCACCACGGCCGAGTTCGAGCGGATCGTCACCGACTGGATCGCGACCGCCAAGCATCCGCGCTGGGACCGCCCGTACACCGAGCTCGTCTACCAGCCGATGCTGGAGCTGATGGCCCACCTGCGCGCGAACGGCTGGAAGACCTACATCGTCTCCGGCGGCGGCGTCGAGTTCATGCGGCCGTGGACCGAGCGCGTGTACGGCGTGCCGCCGGAGCAGGTCGTCGGCAGCTCGGCGGTGACGAAGTGGCAGGTGGAGCCGTCGGGCCCGGTGCTGTTCCGCGAGGCGAAGATCTTCTTCGTCGACGACGGCCCCGGAAAGCCCGTGGGCATCAACGCCTTCATCGGCCGCCGCCCGCGCCTCGCCTTCGGCAACTCCGACGGCGATCAGCAGATGCTCGAGTGGACCGCCGCCGGCGACGGGCCGCGCTTCATGGGCCTCGTCCACCACACCGACGCCGCGCGCGAGTACGCGTACGACCGCCGGTCCGACATCGGACGGCTCGACGAGGCCCTGGGCGAGGCGACCGCAAAAGGGTGGAGCATCGTCGACATGCAGCACGACTGGAAGCGCATCTTCCCGTTCGAGTGA
- a CDS encoding DUF1134 domain-containing protein, giving the protein MRRMLVSLALGFALASASLVSAADEKADATVSFEGGSIAVGIGYSWGSGTLHYKGANHALKVEGLSVGDVGITDVSASGKVYNLKKLSDFAGTYTAVSAGAAAGGGGAISEMVNQNGVRMRVESTTQGVKFKLGVDGLKVSLK; this is encoded by the coding sequence ATGCGCAGGATGCTCGTTTCGCTGGCGCTCGGCTTCGCGCTGGCTTCGGCCTCGTTGGTCTCGGCGGCGGACGAGAAGGCCGACGCGACGGTCTCGTTCGAAGGCGGCTCGATCGCGGTCGGCATCGGCTACAGCTGGGGGAGCGGCACCCTCCACTACAAAGGCGCCAACCACGCGCTCAAGGTCGAAGGGCTGTCGGTGGGCGACGTCGGGATCACCGACGTGTCGGCCTCCGGCAAGGTCTACAACCTGAAGAAGCTCTCCGACTTCGCGGGTACCTATACGGCCGTCAGCGCGGGCGCCGCGGCCGGCGGCGGGGGCGCCATCAGCGAGATGGTGAACCAGAACGGCGTGCGCATGCGCGTCGAGTCGACGACCCAGGGCGTGAAGTTCAAGCTCGGCGTCGATGGGCTCAAGGTCAGCCTGAAGTGA
- a CDS encoding WG repeat-containing protein, translating into MTFRALRRALAGALAGAVLGSTPTLRAAGPTDGPLFPAPTRDKTGYVDRSGRMVIAPQWDDAEPFAEGLAAVGTRHRETDDGVSRTVSRQGWIDRSGRVVIPLRWDGAGDFSDGRARVKQGAKYGYVDRSGAAVVPPQYDDAAPFSEGLAAVKRDGRTGFIDTSGKLAIPFRFMRAAWIASFKDGRACAFEGDYDDDAAGYVDRTGAMVIPARYAWAQPFAEGLAIVRTTLDAPISVIDRDGRTVIETGAGDALSFSEGLAAVRTPAGWSYIDRSGAVVIGPLPYRHVGVFVDGRAGVCRGSAWGFIDRAGREVIPTTWAGVSRFRDGLARMESGSLFGGLRVEYIDREGRTVWRAR; encoded by the coding sequence ATGACGTTTCGGGCGCTCCGCCGCGCGCTCGCGGGCGCGCTGGCCGGCGCCGTCCTCGGCTCGACCCCGACCCTGCGCGCCGCCGGGCCGACCGACGGTCCGCTCTTCCCCGCGCCGACGCGCGACAAGACGGGCTACGTCGACCGCTCCGGGCGCATGGTCATCGCGCCGCAGTGGGACGACGCCGAGCCCTTCGCCGAGGGGCTCGCCGCGGTCGGCACGCGCCACCGGGAGACCGACGACGGCGTCTCGCGCACGGTGTCGCGGCAGGGGTGGATCGACCGCAGCGGGCGCGTCGTCATCCCGCTGCGCTGGGACGGCGCCGGCGACTTCTCCGACGGCCGCGCGCGGGTGAAGCAAGGGGCGAAGTACGGCTACGTCGATCGCAGCGGCGCCGCGGTCGTGCCGCCGCAGTATGACGACGCCGCACCCTTCTCCGAGGGCCTCGCGGCGGTGAAACGCGACGGCCGCACGGGTTTCATCGACACGAGCGGCAAGCTCGCCATCCCCTTCCGCTTCATGCGTGCCGCCTGGATCGCGAGCTTCAAGGACGGCCGCGCCTGTGCGTTCGAGGGCGACTACGACGACGACGCAGCGGGATACGTCGACCGCACCGGCGCCATGGTGATCCCCGCCCGCTACGCCTGGGCGCAGCCGTTCGCGGAGGGGCTCGCGATCGTGCGCACGACGCTCGACGCGCCGATCAGCGTCATCGACCGCGACGGCCGCACGGTGATCGAGACCGGCGCCGGCGACGCGCTCTCGTTCAGCGAGGGCCTCGCAGCCGTCCGCACGCCGGCGGGCTGGTCCTACATCGACCGCAGCGGCGCGGTCGTCATCGGGCCGCTGCCGTACCGCCACGTCGGCGTCTTCGTCGACGGCCGGGCGGGCGTCTGCCGGGGGAGCGCCTGGGGCTTCATCGATCGCGCCGGCCGCGAGGTGATCCCCACCACCTGGGCGGGCGTCTCCCGCTTCCGCGACGGGCTCGCGCGGATGGAATCGGGCAGCCTCTTCGGCGGGCTCCGCGTCGAGTACATCGACCGCGAGGGCCGCACCGTCTGGCGCGCGCGGTAG
- a CDS encoding sulfatase: MECDVVPSARETSVDPDQLPRYALSSLIHSAAQGRDVELAWRDGDGLTAHPRGPAPAVVLPAPLAFGAGGDDRLVVDVTTERDLELEVAWSDGACSTPGPPCVARRRLPGPGRHRVPVDLTGRTGAPRDLEVRLPTDAGPVTLHGIRAGTYDPDPDPGTSAAAVPLIGPDDEVDVFATAETTTPRHDPGDGLRLLPREHHAGTPYRAWFAFGLERPAAEARYLVAELDTPPGTRLEAYFAGSVCSYFMETCRLGMVETAPGTFVVDLGAHPWWHGTIAALRLDVTAPAPTPLLVRRAAFVPRDEYRDRLAAQTLPLTLLGGEHPPAIVTTNQAAVTPRPDGTVEIRLDEPAAGVPFQPWLLLPVDATADVARLLVLEGDDVPDGPLTVHFAGSGCPTLSEDCRATVPRNIFGEPVIDLWDAPRWRGTIEALRLNLPGAPGSRFVVRSLRFAPPLTTTTFTAGDTDYRGPRELARLDGLHLGWRIPAGQTLECRFRALQAREVAPDTVTLRIPALPSVLDFARAQVGWIGEDGTIEPAADYTDSFATPRAASWMPIVLRRPTGRVQGLRVVVACSENCDSRAQPGRVVQLARPLYHVPADEPAARPRHLLLVSLDTVRADLLAPYGGSAALAPFLNGLATRATVYEQLYAVDTWTLPTHAAMLTGRHPADFPARRHAGLPADVTTLADHLGARGWRSVAVADGALVAATFGLDRGFEVFDSRHEPFERKHEAFVTRVADATASGAPVFAFLHTYAVHDPYSVAPGPGLDWLTRAGVGTMAVPFLQIGALLDQAGFLAHAEEGARRLRARYEAALHTLDRQLEAVFADPRLADFLRDAVVVFTSDHGELFYEHGGLGHFTQIPYPELTHVPLMVHVPGQSAGRRDATLRSQIEIPGLVLEALGLPNMLPATAPCAEHGHPVAVGTGVGVAPYPASTHLATGVFADGWELIRIVERATGTLAHEETLPLPRFAGAAATAPLTAMRETATCLERRILQTPAQAPAQPALPQEQKDRLRALGYVFD; this comes from the coding sequence ATGGAGTGTGACGTCGTCCCGTCCGCGCGCGAGACGTCCGTCGATCCCGATCAGCTCCCGCGCTACGCGCTGTCGTCGCTGATCCACTCGGCGGCGCAGGGCCGCGACGTCGAACTCGCGTGGCGGGACGGCGACGGCCTGACGGCGCACCCGCGCGGACCCGCGCCGGCGGTCGTGCTGCCCGCACCGCTGGCCTTCGGCGCCGGCGGCGACGACCGACTCGTCGTCGACGTCACCACCGAGCGCGACCTGGAACTCGAGGTCGCATGGTCCGACGGCGCGTGTAGCACGCCCGGGCCGCCGTGCGTGGCGCGGAGGCGCCTGCCCGGCCCCGGACGACACCGCGTGCCGGTCGACCTCACCGGCCGCACCGGCGCGCCGCGCGACCTCGAGGTGCGTCTCCCGACGGACGCCGGCCCGGTCACGCTGCACGGCATACGCGCCGGCACGTACGACCCGGATCCCGACCCGGGCACGAGCGCCGCCGCAGTTCCGCTCATCGGTCCCGACGACGAGGTCGACGTCTTCGCCACCGCCGAAACGACGACGCCGCGCCACGACCCGGGTGACGGGCTGCGCCTCCTGCCGCGCGAGCACCACGCCGGCACGCCGTACCGCGCGTGGTTCGCGTTCGGGCTCGAGCGACCGGCAGCGGAAGCCCGCTACCTCGTCGCAGAGCTGGACACCCCGCCCGGCACACGGCTGGAGGCGTACTTCGCCGGGTCGGTGTGCAGCTATTTCATGGAGACGTGTCGTCTCGGGATGGTCGAAACGGCTCCGGGAACGTTCGTCGTCGACCTGGGTGCGCACCCGTGGTGGCACGGCACGATCGCGGCTCTGCGCCTCGATGTCACCGCACCGGCCCCCACCCCCCTCTTGGTTCGCCGCGCGGCATTCGTCCCCCGCGACGAGTATCGTGATCGCCTCGCTGCCCAGACGCTACCGCTCACCCTGCTCGGCGGCGAGCACCCGCCCGCCATCGTGACCACGAATCAGGCCGCGGTCACGCCGCGCCCGGACGGCACCGTCGAAATCCGGCTCGACGAGCCGGCTGCCGGCGTGCCGTTCCAACCGTGGCTCTTGCTGCCCGTGGACGCGACGGCGGACGTCGCGCGCCTGCTCGTCCTCGAGGGCGACGACGTGCCCGACGGCCCGCTCACGGTGCACTTCGCCGGATCCGGCTGCCCGACCCTGTCGGAGGACTGCCGGGCCACGGTGCCCCGCAACATCTTCGGCGAGCCCGTGATCGACCTATGGGACGCGCCCCGCTGGCGCGGCACGATCGAGGCGCTGCGCTTGAACCTCCCCGGCGCACCCGGGAGCCGGTTCGTCGTCCGCTCCCTGCGCTTCGCGCCGCCGCTCACGACGACGACCTTCACCGCAGGCGACACGGATTACCGCGGCCCGCGCGAGCTGGCTCGGCTCGACGGCCTGCACCTCGGATGGCGGATTCCGGCCGGCCAGACCCTGGAATGCCGCTTCCGCGCGCTGCAGGCGCGTGAGGTCGCACCGGACACCGTCACGCTGCGCATCCCGGCCCTGCCCAGCGTGCTCGACTTCGCCCGGGCCCAGGTCGGGTGGATCGGCGAGGACGGCACGATCGAGCCGGCCGCGGACTACACCGACTCCTTCGCCACGCCGCGCGCCGCGTCCTGGATGCCGATCGTGCTGCGCCGCCCGACGGGTCGCGTGCAGGGCCTCCGCGTCGTCGTCGCATGCAGCGAGAACTGCGACTCGCGTGCGCAGCCGGGACGCGTCGTGCAGCTCGCGCGGCCGCTGTACCATGTTCCCGCCGACGAGCCGGCCGCACGCCCGCGCCATCTCCTCCTGGTCTCGCTCGACACCGTCCGCGCCGACCTCCTCGCGCCGTACGGCGGGTCCGCGGCGCTGGCCCCGTTCCTGAACGGGCTGGCGACGCGCGCGACGGTCTACGAGCAGCTCTACGCGGTCGACACCTGGACGCTCCCGACGCACGCCGCCATGCTGACGGGGCGTCACCCCGCCGACTTTCCGGCGCGACGGCATGCTGGTCTTCCCGCCGACGTGACGACCCTCGCGGACCACCTCGGCGCGCGCGGTTGGAGGTCGGTGGCGGTGGCGGACGGCGCCCTCGTCGCCGCCACCTTCGGGCTCGACCGCGGCTTCGAGGTGTTCGACTCGCGTCACGAGCCGTTCGAGCGCAAGCACGAGGCGTTCGTGACCCGGGTCGCCGACGCGACGGCGAGCGGCGCGCCGGTATTCGCCTTCCTGCACACCTACGCCGTACACGATCCCTACTCGGTGGCGCCGGGGCCCGGCCTCGACTGGCTGACCCGCGCCGGCGTGGGCACCATGGCCGTGCCGTTCCTCCAGATCGGCGCGCTCCTCGACCAGGCGGGCTTTCTCGCGCATGCCGAGGAAGGCGCGCGGCGTCTGCGCGCACGCTACGAAGCCGCCCTGCACACGCTCGACCGCCAGCTCGAGGCCGTCTTCGCCGACCCGCGCCTCGCGGACTTCCTGCGCGACGCCGTCGTCGTCTTCACCTCGGATCACGGAGAGCTCTTCTACGAGCACGGGGGACTCGGGCACTTCACGCAGATACCGTACCCCGAGCTGACCCACGTGCCCCTGATGGTGCACGTGCCCGGGCAGTCCGCGGGACGGCGCGACGCGACGCTCCGCTCGCAGATCGAGATTCCCGGCCTGGTCCTCGAGGCGCTCGGTCTGCCGAACATGCTGCCGGCCACCGCGCCGTGCGCGGAGCACGGGCACCCGGTCGCCGTCGGCACCGGGGTCGGCGTCGCGCCGTATCCCGCGAGCACGCATCTCGCGACCGGCGTGTTCGCCGACGGTTGGGAGCTGATCCGCATCGTCGAGCGGGCGACCGGCACCCTCGCACACGAGGAGACGCTGCCGCTCCCGCGCTTCGCGGGCGCGGCCGCCACGGCCCCGCTCACGGCGATGCGCGAGACCGCGACCTGCCTGGAGCGGCGGATCCTCCAGACCCCCGCCCAGGCGCCGGCGCAGCCGGCGCTGCCCCAGGAGCAGAAGGACCGGCTGCGCGCGCTGGGCTACGTCTTCGACTGA
- a CDS encoding OB-fold domain-containing protein → MAGIVRYGSYVPFFRLTRAVLGGGKGERAVASFDEDAVSMAVEAGRDAVRGDVVPDALLFATLSPPYAEKLNAATIQAALDLPEAMLSAELGTSSRMGTAALLLGLDLAGGRRRTLVCAGDVAVGAPGGGRESQGGDAAVAFVTGPDDEAIARCTGRASATIEILDAWRLPDDRFPRQWEERFTADTMAPAILDVAKRALAQAGVEPGALTTVILDGTNPRSMAGLPKALGLRPEQLADTLAASVGRTGTAHAGLLLARALDGARPGDRILLVCEADGADALVFEATPRIADKPPVRSVDRWIASKRNDLPYQSYLKWRGILPFEAPRRPDPERPAAPPMRRHERWKLAFVGSRCTQCQAGHLPPQRVCVKCGAVDQMREERFADTSCRIATYTLDHLAYTLQPPVVAAFVDYEGGGRFSCELTDVDPKTVAIGDHLEMTFRRLFTAQGVHNYFWKARPGR, encoded by the coding sequence ATGGCAGGCATCGTCCGCTACGGCAGCTACGTCCCGTTCTTCCGGCTCACGCGTGCGGTCCTCGGCGGCGGCAAGGGCGAGCGCGCCGTGGCCAGCTTCGACGAGGACGCGGTGTCGATGGCGGTCGAGGCGGGGCGCGACGCGGTGCGGGGCGACGTCGTGCCGGATGCGCTGCTCTTCGCGACGCTGAGCCCGCCGTATGCCGAGAAGCTGAACGCGGCGACGATCCAGGCGGCGCTCGACCTGCCCGAGGCGATGCTCTCGGCGGAGCTGGGCACCTCGTCGCGCATGGGCACGGCGGCGCTGCTGCTCGGCCTCGATCTCGCGGGCGGCCGCCGCCGGACGCTGGTCTGTGCCGGTGACGTCGCGGTCGGCGCGCCGGGCGGCGGGCGCGAGAGCCAGGGCGGCGACGCCGCGGTCGCGTTCGTCACCGGTCCCGACGACGAGGCGATCGCGCGCTGCACCGGGCGCGCCTCCGCGACGATCGAGATCCTCGACGCCTGGCGGCTTCCCGACGACCGCTTCCCGCGCCAGTGGGAGGAGCGCTTCACCGCCGACACGATGGCGCCCGCGATCCTCGACGTCGCGAAGCGCGCGCTGGCGCAGGCGGGGGTCGAGCCGGGCGCGCTGACGACCGTCATCCTCGACGGGACGAATCCGCGCAGCATGGCCGGTCTGCCGAAGGCCCTCGGGCTTCGGCCCGAGCAGCTCGCGGACACGCTGGCGGCGAGCGTCGGCCGCACCGGCACGGCGCACGCCGGCCTGCTGCTCGCGCGCGCCCTCGACGGCGCCAGGCCGGGCGACCGCATCCTCCTCGTCTGCGAAGCCGACGGCGCCGACGCGCTGGTCTTCGAGGCGACGCCGCGCATCGCCGACAAGCCGCCGGTGCGCAGCGTCGACCGCTGGATCGCGTCGAAGCGCAACGACCTGCCGTACCAGTCCTACCTCAAGTGGCGCGGCATCCTGCCGTTCGAGGCCCCGCGGCGGCCCGATCCGGAGCGGCCGGCGGCGCCGCCGATGCGCCGCCACGAGCGCTGGAAGCTGGCCTTCGTCGGCTCGCGCTGCACGCAATGTCAGGCGGGGCATCTGCCGCCGCAGCGGGTGTGCGTGAAGTGCGGCGCCGTCGACCAGATGCGCGAGGAGCGCTTCGCCGACACCTCGTGCCGGATCGCCACCTATACCCTCGACCATCTCGCCTACACGCTCCAGCCGCCGGTCGTGGCGGCGTTCGTCGACTACGAGGGCGGCGGCCGCTTCTCCTGCGAGCTGACCGACGTCGACCCGAAGACGGTCGCGATCGGCGACCATCTCGAGATGACCTTCCGGCGGCTCTTCACCGCCCAGGGCGTGCACAACTACTTCTGGAAGGCGCGGCCGGGCCGCTGA
- a CDS encoding 6-phosphofructokinase — protein sequence MKRIGILTAGGDTPALNATIHGAVVRANQLRIEIYGLIKGFNSLFNPRVPHVHLNPLFQEIPELDPTKGGTLIGSSRDFVDSSRSDDIDLVATRLARLGIEGLICVGGDGTLNGLQPIAERFPVVLTPKTIDNDLGLNYPSEPDEWVRSHDPAARHGVRYKRTRATTRFDLGQMINYVTPGYATAVYVSATGVDRVRTTAESHRRIAIVEVMGRHAGYIALGSAYGRPDMVLIPEHPLDLEHLCERVKHLYDLQKNVVIVCGEGIVDEQGRELGAETRTADPAGNVVLSGAAEALRSKLIQMIGDKYFQRYRRGNSAREAVFTRKVGHTQRGGRPILFDRFYAALLGAKSVEMLAEGRNNAVAILQYDAENGFHVADWDANRFRDRWGHIHARSVHPELYDPQLMKPSRLGVEYLLPIFTDAIGNDDAEHMRVTLFAAANLSQPYHSINTDVHKRIRYLPADDL from the coding sequence ATGAAGCGCATCGGCATCCTGACGGCGGGCGGCGACACGCCCGCCCTGAACGCCACGATCCACGGCGCGGTCGTGCGCGCGAACCAGCTGCGCATCGAGATCTACGGGCTCATCAAGGGGTTCAACTCGCTGTTCAATCCGCGCGTGCCGCACGTGCACCTGAACCCGCTGTTCCAGGAGATCCCCGAGCTCGATCCGACCAAGGGCGGCACGCTGATCGGCTCGTCGCGCGACTTCGTCGACTCGAGCCGCAGCGACGACATCGACCTCGTCGCGACGCGTCTGGCTCGGCTCGGCATCGAAGGGCTCATCTGCGTCGGCGGCGACGGGACGCTGAACGGCCTGCAGCCGATCGCCGAGCGCTTCCCCGTGGTGCTGACGCCGAAGACGATCGACAACGATCTCGGCCTCAACTACCCGAGCGAGCCCGACGAGTGGGTGCGCAGCCACGACCCCGCCGCCCGGCACGGCGTGCGCTACAAGCGCACCCGCGCCACGACGCGCTTCGACCTCGGCCAGATGATCAACTACGTGACCCCGGGCTACGCGACCGCGGTCTACGTCTCCGCCACCGGCGTCGATCGCGTGCGCACGACGGCGGAGAGCCACCGCCGCATCGCCATCGTCGAGGTGATGGGGCGGCACGCCGGCTACATCGCGCTCGGCAGCGCCTACGGCCGCCCGGACATGGTCCTCATCCCCGAGCACCCGCTCGACCTGGAGCACCTGTGCGAGCGCGTGAAGCACCTCTACGACCTCCAGAAGAACGTCGTCATCGTGTGCGGCGAGGGCATCGTCGACGAGCAGGGGCGGGAGCTCGGTGCCGAGACGCGGACGGCCGACCCGGCCGGCAACGTCGTGCTCTCCGGCGCCGCGGAGGCGCTGCGCTCGAAGCTGATCCAGATGATCGGCGACAAGTACTTCCAGCGCTATCGGCGCGGGAACTCGGCGCGCGAGGCCGTCTTCACTCGTAAGGTCGGCCACACGCAGCGCGGCGGTCGGCCGATCCTCTTCGACCGCTTCTACGCCGCGCTGCTCGGCGCCAAGTCCGTCGAGATGCTGGCCGAGGGCCGCAACAACGCCGTCGCCATCCTCCAGTACGACGCCGAGAACGGCTTTCACGTCGCCGACTGGGACGCCAACCGCTTCCGCGATCGCTGGGGCCACATCCACGCCCGCAGCGTGCACCCCGAGCTGTACGACCCGCAGCTGATGAAGCCGTCGCGGCTCGGCGTCGAGTACCTGCTGCCGATCTTCACCGACGCCATCGGTAACGACGACGCCGAGCACATGCGCGTGACGCTGTTCGCCGCCGCGAACCTCTCGCAGCCGTACCACTCGATCAACACGGACGTGCACAAGCGCATCCGCTACCTGCCGGCCGACGACCTCTGA
- a CDS encoding ABC transporter permease gives MMSAIAAVVHRESRIRVTNATFIFWDLLSPLAYLLVFGVGIDAALGPPAAMGGVDYNAFFLGGVLGMASFTIASNTAWSFFMDRDNGIFYEMLTYPLSRSQYLLGKVLFNVGVALLQAAIAVGLGAVLLGIPIVWRYLPLLVVAVAVGTAGWFFFYAIFALRIRRNDAFNTVTSIFYFVFLFASSMFYPLEPLPAWFQAVALANPITWHVDVLRFATIGIGAPAALWWQGAAFTAFAVACFAAATRILDRQE, from the coding sequence ATGATGTCCGCGATCGCCGCCGTGGTGCACCGCGAGTCGCGCATCCGCGTGACCAACGCGACCTTCATCTTCTGGGACCTGCTCTCGCCGCTCGCCTACCTGCTCGTGTTCGGCGTCGGCATCGACGCCGCGCTCGGGCCGCCGGCGGCGATGGGCGGCGTCGACTACAACGCCTTCTTCCTCGGCGGGGTGCTCGGCATGGCGAGCTTCACGATCGCGTCGAACACCGCGTGGTCGTTCTTCATGGATCGCGACAACGGCATCTTCTACGAGATGCTGACGTATCCGCTGAGCCGCTCGCAGTATCTGCTCGGCAAGGTGCTCTTCAACGTCGGCGTCGCGCTGCTCCAGGCCGCGATCGCGGTCGGGCTCGGCGCCGTGCTGCTCGGCATCCCGATCGTGTGGAGGTACCTGCCGCTCTTGGTCGTAGCGGTCGCGGTCGGCACCGCGGGCTGGTTCTTCTTCTACGCGATCTTCGCCCTGCGCATCCGGCGCAACGACGCCTTCAACACCGTCACCTCGATCTTCTACTTCGTGTTCCTGTTCGCGAGCTCGATGTTCTACCCGCTGGAGCCGTTGCCGGCGTGGTTCCAGGCGGTCGCGCTCGCGAACCCGATCACCTGGCACGTCGACGTGCTGCGCTTCGCGACCATCGGCATCGGCGCGCCGGCGGCGCTCTGGTGGCAGGGAGCCGCCTTCACCGCCTTCGCGGTGGCGTGCTTCGCGGCGGCGACGCGCATCCTCGACCGCCAGGAATAG
- a CDS encoding ABC transporter ATP-binding protein, giving the protein MDAPALRVEQLVKTYRRGVRAVDGLSFEVPRGSIFGLLGPNGAGKTTTLKILNTLIPPTSGRASVLGFDVVAQGLEVRRRISVVIQESAAEMFLSVHDNLLTYARFHGVDARLAKARAADLLERFQLAAEAERKAMDLSGGQRRRVQVAKVFLVETPVIFMDEFSTGMDPILKRAVMEMLRGEAARGRTIVLTTQILSEAEELCDDILIMNHGRQVARGDLHALKLLSSGMKEVAITFERVPPGLEAELRALAPLHLRITDTTVELGVRMPEAEILALVSRLAARGNVLHLEMGGASLEDVFVELMAK; this is encoded by the coding sequence TTGGACGCCCCTGCCCTGCGCGTCGAGCAGCTCGTGAAGACCTACCGCCGCGGCGTGCGTGCGGTCGACGGACTGTCGTTCGAGGTGCCGCGCGGCAGCATCTTCGGGCTTCTCGGTCCGAACGGCGCCGGCAAGACGACGACGCTCAAGATCCTGAACACGCTGATCCCCCCGACGTCGGGCCGGGCGAGCGTGCTGGGCTTCGACGTGGTGGCGCAGGGCCTCGAGGTGCGGCGGCGCATCTCGGTGGTGATCCAGGAGTCGGCGGCGGAGATGTTCCTCTCGGTACACGACAACCTCCTCACCTATGCCCGCTTCCACGGCGTCGACGCGCGTCTGGCGAAAGCCCGCGCCGCCGACCTGCTCGAGCGCTTCCAGCTGGCGGCCGAGGCCGAGCGCAAGGCGATGGACCTCTCGGGCGGCCAGCGCCGGCGCGTGCAGGTGGCGAAGGTCTTCCTGGTCGAGACGCCGGTGATCTTCATGGACGAGTTCTCGACCGGCATGGACCCGATCCTGAAGCGCGCGGTGATGGAGATGCTGCGCGGCGAGGCCGCCCGCGGCCGCACCATCGTGCTGACGACGCAGATCCTGAGCGAGGCCGAAGAGCTCTGCGACGACATCCTCATCATGAACCACGGCCGCCAGGTGGCGCGCGGCGACCTCCACGCGCTGAAGCTGCTGTCGAGCGGCATGAAGGAGGTCGCGATCACCTTCGAGCGCGTGCCGCCCGGGCTCGAGGCCGAGCTGCGCGCGCTCGCGCCGCTCCACCTGCGCATCACCGACACCACCGTCGAGCTGGGCGTGCGCATGCCCGAGGCCGAGATCCTGGCGCTCGTCAGCCGGCTCGCCGCTCGCGGCAACGTGCTGCATCTCGAGATGGGCGGCGCCAGCCTCGAAGACGTCTTCGTGGAGCTGATGGCGAAATGA
- a CDS encoding YnfA family protein, whose amino-acid sequence MLRTTALFLVTAVAEIVGCYLPYLWLRAGGSAWLLVPAAASLGLFAWLLTLHPEAAGRTYAAYGGVYVATAVCWLWLIEAQRPDRWDVLGAGICLVGMGVIFFGPRTP is encoded by the coding sequence ATGCTGCGCACGACGGCGCTCTTCCTCGTCACCGCGGTCGCCGAGATCGTCGGCTGCTACCTCCCCTACCTCTGGCTGCGCGCGGGCGGCTCGGCATGGCTGCTCGTGCCGGCCGCGGCGAGCCTCGGCCTCTTCGCCTGGCTGCTGACGCTCCACCCCGAGGCCGCGGGACGGACCTACGCCGCGTACGGCGGCGTCTACGTCGCGACGGCCGTTTGCTGGCTCTGGCTGATCGAGGCACAACGACCCGACCGCTGGGACGTGCTCGGGGCCGGCATCTGCCTCGTCGGCATGGGCGTCATCTTCTTCGGCCCCCGAACGCCCTGA